Below is a window of Allomuricauda ruestringensis DSM 13258 DNA.
CGTATTTGGATGGGGTGAAAAACATGATGTTCCGCTTACATTTTGGCGATTATGCAGGTTATGGACTACGGGTAATTTCTTTTATCCTTGGTTTGGTATCGTGTTTTGTTATACTCTCAGGAATTATGATTTGGTTAGTGGCTCGGGACAAAAAGAACATCCCGGAAAAGCGTCGCAAGTTCAATAAGCAGGTAGCCAATTGGTATATGGCGATATGCCTTAGCTTGCTTCCCGTTACCGCTTTGGAATTCATCATCGTAAAGTTTGCACCAGAAGTGAATATGGGCTTCCTCTACCAAACGTATTTCCCCATCTGGTTGGTGGCAACGGTGTTCTTTATCCTTAAAAAGGACATCGCCTTCACCAACAAATGGACATTGATTTCAGGCGGAATTTTGGGTTTATTGGTTCCGATTGCAAACGGAATTGCCACGGGAAATTGGTTATTGACAGCTTATCAAAATGGATATCAGCAAATTCTTTTGGTGGATTTGCTATGGCTGCTTTTAGGCATTGTTTCACTTTGGATTGCCTTCTTTAAACTAAAAACCAAAAGGTCCGAACTGGTTCCGAGAAAAAGCTAACTTTTGTAAAATCCTTTGTGGTTAACAGATTTGGCTTCCTGCAATAGCTCCACAACCACCTCACCATTAATGTCGTCCATATTAAAATAACGTAGGGATTTCATCACTTTTCTCCCATCTGTGACCAATTTATCCAGATGGACGGTCAGGTGTGCCGAATTCCAAAGGCACATATCCACATATCCTTTTTTATGGGAGGCATTGAAGTAACAGAATGGTTTATCGTTCAAGTAATAGAATGGTAACCTATATTTGAAGTCCAGTTTTACCTCGGGCACTGTAGTTTCTACCAATACTTGTAATTGAATCAATATACTTTTGAACGGTTCGGGTTGATTAAGAATATAATTTTCGGCTGGGTTCATATACAATTTCTGTAGCAGTATCCTATTTCCTTTTAAACAGCTTTTTTGCCAATTTC
It encodes the following:
- a CDS encoding DUF1801 domain-containing protein — its product is MNPAENYILNQPEPFKSILIQLQVLVETTVPEVKLDFKYRLPFYYLNDKPFCYFNASHKKGYVDMCLWNSAHLTVHLDKLVTDGRKVMKSLRYFNMDDINGEVVVELLQEAKSVNHKGFYKS